The following proteins come from a genomic window of Larimichthys crocea isolate SSNF chromosome III, L_crocea_2.0, whole genome shotgun sequence:
- the tmc1 gene encoding transmembrane channel-like protein 1 — RERSEEVVGEEEGKIKSYKAAKTKKNIKNEMRRKMEQEEEEEEEEEEERSAKRKKKHGSAKKEERRGKVKTQEVKKKKHKKVETSSEQEMSEEDDNEEEDNDEEDDNDEEEDNDEEEDEEEKEVRPETLSPEELEELKEAVDERKKLIQGLRGKPWSMKKKLVTLRESQEFVEKYEGALGKGKGRKLYAYKVMMAKKWMKFKRDFENFKTACIPWEMKIKEIESHFGSSVASYFIFLRWMYGINMILFGLTFGLVMVPEALMGRPYGSMPRKTVPRAEEGSAMDFAVLWDFGGYAEYSVLFYGYYNNQRAIGWLKFRMPLSYFLVGVGTVAYSYMVVIRTMARNANESGVGDDYSFNFSWKMFTSWDYLIGNPETADNKFASITTSFKEAILEEQESQKDDNIHLTRFLRVLANFLVLCCLAGSGYLIYFVVRRSQKFALDGLENHTWWERNEVNMVMSLLGMFCPMLFDVISALENYHPRVALQWQLGRIFALFLGNLYTFIIALMDEINLKREEEKIIKFNITTWEASLYNGTLSENSTGPPITIHPADVPRGPCWETMVGQEFVRLIISDTMTTYITLLIGDFLRAVLVRFLNYCWCWDLEAGFPSYSEFDVSGNVLGLIFNQGMIWMGAFYAPCLPALNVLRLHVSMYLQCWAVMCCNVPQERVFKASGSNNFYMAMLLVILFLSTLPAIYTIVTIPPSFDCGPFSGKKRMFDVIQETLESDFPAWFSRVFSYASNPGLVLPFILLMVLAIYYLQSTSKSYKEANVELKKKLQTQNEENKKKNKRAALKAQMDLEEARKAASQTTEQQNNNNASPQDHEADEEESQSSSGERMYHGKNGHNPPPPPLPSLVRNQELPATRAPVPRIYHHGNHGAQGYLPGFPRQSEPRIYRVPSLQRH; from the exons agagagaggagtgaggaggtggtgggagaggaggagggcaaaataaaaagttataagGCGGCAAAGACGAAGAAgaatatcaaaaatgaaatgagaagaaaaatggagcaggaggaggaagaggaggaagaggaggaagaggaacgAAGCGccaagaggaaaaagaaacatggaagtgccaaaaaagaAGAGCGTAGAGGAAAGGTGAAAACgcaggaggtgaagaagaaaaagcacaaGAAAGTGGAAACAAGTTCAGAGCAGGAGATGAGTGAGGAAGAtgacaatgaagaagaagacaacgATGAGGAGGACGACAACGATGAGGAAGAGGACAacgatgaagaggaggatgaggaggagaaagaggtgagGCCGGAGACTCTGTCCccggaggagctggaggagctgaaggaggcgGTGGACGAGAGGAAGAAGCTGATCCAGGGTCTGAGGGGAAAGCCGTGGTCAATGAAGAAGAAACTCGTGACCCTGCG GGAGTCGCAGGAGTTTGTGGAGAAATACGAGGGAGCGCTGGGGAAAGGGAAAGGCAGGAAGCTTTATGCGTACAAGGTCATGATGGCCAAG AAATGGATGAAGTTTAAACGGGACTTTGAAAACTTCAAAACCGCCTGCATCCCGTGGGAGATGAAAATCAAGGAGATTGAAA GTCATTTCGGCTCCTCGGTCGCCTCTTACTTCATCTTCCTGAGGTGGATGTACGGCATCAACATGATCTTGTTTGGTCTGACCTTTGGCCTGGTTATGGTGCCAGAG GCATTAATGGGGCGGCCCTACGGCAGCATGCCAAGGAAGACTGTCCCCAGGGCTGAGGAGGGTAGCGCCATGGACTTTGCCGTCTTATGGGACTTTGGA GGTTACGCTGAGTATTCAGTCCTCTTCTACGGTTATTACAACAACCAGCGTGCCATTGGTTGGCTCAAGTTTCGTATGCCTCTGTCTTATTTTCTGGTCGGTGTGGGAACAGTGGCCTATAGCTATATGGTCGTCATAAGGAC GATGGCCCGTAATGCGAATGAGTCGGGGGTTGGAGATGATTACAGCTTTAATTTCAGCTGGAAAATGTTCACCAGCTGGGATTACCTGATAGGAAACCCGGAAACTGCAGATAACAAGTTTGCCTCCATCACCACCAGTTTCAAG GAGGCGATCTTAGAGGAGCAAGAGAGCCAAAAGGACGACAACATCCATCTGACTCGTTTTCTGCGTGTGCTGGCAAACTTCCTGGTCTTGTGTTGCTTAGCGGGGAGTGGATACCTCATCTACTTTGTCGTGCGTCGCTCTCAGAAGTTTGCCCTTGATGGACTGGAGAATCACACGTGGTGGGAAAGGAATGAG gtgaACATGGTCATGTCATTGCTGGGGATGTTCTGCCCCATGTTGTTTGACGTCATCAGCGCCCTGGAGAACTACCACCCTCGCGTCGCCCTGCAGTGGCAGCTGGGTCGCATCTTTGCCCTTTTCCTGGGAAACCTCTACACCTTCATCATTGCGCTCATGGACGAGATCAACCTTAAA agagaagaggagaagataataaagtttaatataACCACGTGGGAAGCCAGTCTTTACAATGGTACACTATCAGAAAACAGCACCGGTCCACCCATCACCATCCATCCTGCTGATGTGCCCAGAGGGCCCTGCTGGGAGACCATGGTGGGGCAG GAGTTCGTCCGGCTGATCATATCTGATACCATGACAACCTACATCACACTGCTGATTGGTGATTTCCTGAGAGCCGTGCTTGTTCGTTTTCTCAACTACTGCTGGTGTTGGGACCTCGAGGCCGGATTT CCGTCCTACTCAGAGTTTGATGTCAGTGGGAATGTGCTGGGCCTCATCTTCAATCAAGGAATGATATG GATGGGTGCTTTCTACGCCCCCTGCCTGCCCGCCCTGAACGTCCTCCGCCTCCACGTGTCCATGTACCTGCAGTGTTGGGCCGTGATGTGTTGTAATGTGCCGCAGGAAAGGGTCTTCAAGGCCTCTGGCTCCAACAACTTCTACATGGCCATGCTGCTGGTCATCCTCTTCCTTTCCACTCTGCCCGCCATCTACACCATCGTCACCATCCCCCCTTCATTTGACTGTGGACCATTCAG tGGGAAGAAACGGATGTTTGACGTGATCCAGGAGACGCTGGAGTCGGACTTCCCTGCCTGGTTCAGTAGAGTGTTCAGCTATGCCTCCAACCCTGGACTGGTCCTACCCTTCATACTTCTGATGGT ACTGGCCATTTATTACTTACAATCCACGTCCAAAAGCTACAAAGAGGCTAATGTGGAGCTGAAGAAAAAACTGCAAACG CAAAACGaggagaacaagaagaagaacaagcgAGCGGCGTTGAAGGCGCAAATGGATCTCGAGGAGGCCAGAAAAGCTGCATCACAGACTACAGAgcaacagaacaacaacaatgctTCACCGCAAGACCACGAGG CAGATGAGGAAGAAAGCCAGAGCAGCAGTGGTGAGAGGATGTATCATGGTAAGAACGGAcacaaccctcctcctcctcctcttccatcaCTCGTTAGAAACCAAGAACTTCCAGCTACCAGAGCCCCCGTTCCCAGGATCTATCACCATGGAAACCACGGGGCTCAAGGGTACCTGCCCGGTTTCCCGCGACAAAGTGAACCCAGGATTTACAGGGTGCCGAGCCTGCAGAGGCACTGA
- the zfand5a gene encoding AN1-type zinc finger protein 5a isoform X1 has translation MIFEVSSACRAMAQETNQSPVPMLCATGCGFYGNPRTNGMCSVCYKEHLTRQQSSDRMSPLSPMGSAASPTSEASAIQRLEASLAKVDASPASSPDMSRTIQGSLPVTQQMTEMSISREDKPEPLEPVVNQPAASSPTPVASSSSEDGKGDTPKPKKNRCFMCRKRVGLTGFDCRCGNLFCGIHRYSDKHNCPYDYKAEAAAKIRKENPVVVADKIQRI, from the exons atgatttttgaAGTGAGCTCAGCTTGTCGAG CAATGGCCCAAGAGACGAACCAGAGCCCGGTGCCCATGCTTTGTGCCACAGGCTGTGGTTTCTATGGCAACCCGAGAACCAATGGCATGTGCTCCGTATGCTACAAGGAGCACCTGACGCGGCAGCAGAGCAGCGACCGCATGAGCCCCCTCAGCCCTATGG GCTCTGCTGCTAGTCCTACCTCAGAGGCCTCAGCCATCCAGAGACTAGAAGCCAGTCTAGCCAAGGTTGATGCCTCCCCTGCCTCTTCACCAGACATGTCTAG aacTATTCAAGGATCTCTTCCTGTGACTCAACAAATGACAGAGATGAGCATCTCGAGAGAGGATAAGCCAGAACCCTTAGAACCTG TTGTAAACCAGCCTGCTGCTTCTAGCCCAACTCCTGTAGCTTCTTCCAGCAGTGAAGACGGCAAAGGTGACACCCCCAAACCCAAGAAGAACAGGTGCTTCATGTGCCGCAAACGAGTGGGCCTTACAG GCTTTGACTGTCGCTGCGGCAACCTGTTCTGCGGCATCCACCGGTACTCCGACAAGCACAACTGTCCCTACGATTACAAGGCCGAGGCTGCCGCCAAGATCCGCAAGGAGAACCCCGTGGTGGTGGCCGACAAGATCCAGAGAATATAG
- the zfand5a gene encoding AN1-type zinc finger protein 5a isoform X2 produces MAQETNQSPVPMLCATGCGFYGNPRTNGMCSVCYKEHLTRQQSSDRMSPLSPMGSAASPTSEASAIQRLEASLAKVDASPASSPDMSRTIQGSLPVTQQMTEMSISREDKPEPLEPVVNQPAASSPTPVASSSSEDGKGDTPKPKKNRCFMCRKRVGLTGFDCRCGNLFCGIHRYSDKHNCPYDYKAEAAAKIRKENPVVVADKIQRI; encoded by the exons ATGGCCCAAGAGACGAACCAGAGCCCGGTGCCCATGCTTTGTGCCACAGGCTGTGGTTTCTATGGCAACCCGAGAACCAATGGCATGTGCTCCGTATGCTACAAGGAGCACCTGACGCGGCAGCAGAGCAGCGACCGCATGAGCCCCCTCAGCCCTATGG GCTCTGCTGCTAGTCCTACCTCAGAGGCCTCAGCCATCCAGAGACTAGAAGCCAGTCTAGCCAAGGTTGATGCCTCCCCTGCCTCTTCACCAGACATGTCTAG aacTATTCAAGGATCTCTTCCTGTGACTCAACAAATGACAGAGATGAGCATCTCGAGAGAGGATAAGCCAGAACCCTTAGAACCTG TTGTAAACCAGCCTGCTGCTTCTAGCCCAACTCCTGTAGCTTCTTCCAGCAGTGAAGACGGCAAAGGTGACACCCCCAAACCCAAGAAGAACAGGTGCTTCATGTGCCGCAAACGAGTGGGCCTTACAG GCTTTGACTGTCGCTGCGGCAACCTGTTCTGCGGCATCCACCGGTACTCCGACAAGCACAACTGTCCCTACGATTACAAGGCCGAGGCTGCCGCCAAGATCCGCAAGGAGAACCCCGTGGTGGTGGCCGACAAGATCCAGAGAATATAG